CTCAAAGGCAACCGCCGCACGGCTCGCATAATGGCGGTAGCTTCCGAAACGGCAGCGTCCACGTGATAGGCATCTTTGAGAGCCACACGAATATTGTAGTTGCGCGTGGGCGAAGGAAAATAATTTCGCGCCGCCTGCAAAGGAATATAGGCGGCATTGTCGCTGTTGAAAATACCACTACTGCCCTTGCTCGCCAGCACTCCTATAATTCTGAAACGCCTGCTACTCACAGAAATTTCGCGGTCAATGGCTTTTTCGGGTTTGTTGTTGAAAAGTTTATTGGCAATTTGTTCGCCTATCACAATGACCGTAGTACCGTTGCGCACTTCATTTTCCGAAAAAGCACGCCCCTGCGCAATATCTAATTTGCTTACTTCTAAATAATTTTCATCAATGCCCGTCACCATAATATTCGGGTTGGTGGCTTCTTCGTTGTAAGCGAGTTTAGCAGCAAAGGAGGCTTCGGTAGAAAGCGACACCGTTGCCGGAAAATGGTAGCGTTCTTTAAAAGCAAGGGCTTCTTCATAGCTGATAGGGGCGGAGGGTTTTTGCCGCTTACCGCCGCCGATACGAATTCCTGTGCCTTTTTGGATAATTTCAAAAGAATTTGCCCCCAAACTCGCAAAATTGGAACTGATAGATGATTTAATACCATCAATCGCTGTAAGAATACCAATGAGTGCCATAATGCCAATGGCAATAATGGAGAGCGTCAAGGAAGAACGCAACAAATTGCTTCGCACCGACTCAAAAGCCAGCTTAAAAATATCCTGAAACCTCATGCTACTTTTGACAATGAAAAAATGTTGTTTTTTTCTTCAAAAAACTAACAATAATAAAGAGCGAATGGTTGCAAAATGTTTGTTGCCGCTTTATTTTCAGGTTTGCGGTGGCGGATTATCGGCAGGCGGTGTTTTAGTATTGTTGGCATCGTTATTATGAGGCGGACGCTGTTTTTGATGATTTTTATGCGGCGGCTGTTGAGGTCGCTGCTGCTGTTGCTGTGGGCGTTTTTGCCCATCTTTTGCTGCCTCGTTATTGTTATTGTTGGGTCTGTGTTGCCGATTTGGGTTGTTATTATTGTTGTTTTGGTTGTGCTGCTGCTGTTGTTGAGACGGTTTTGTATTCGGGTTATTGTTGTTATCCGGCTGCTGCTGCTTTGGTGGTGGCGGCATTTTAGGTGCGGCGGCTGTAGAGTCGGCAGATAAAGGCGGTTGCTGTTTTTGACGCTCTTTTTTGGCTTTGCGTTTGGCACGTTTGTCACTTTTATCCAAAGAGCGCAAACTTGCCTGCCCTACCACATCGGCGAAATCTACTTTTTCTTTGCTCAGTGCAGCTTCTGCTTTGAGATTTTTATTATTTTCGTCAAATAATTGTTCGGGAATAATACCTCGTATATTGAGATTTTTGATATAAGAAGCGTGTTCTACGGTCAGTTCTACAAAAGGCTCATCGGCATAAAAATACCACATTTTTCGTTTAAAAATATCCGTTTTCATCAAGCGAGCATCGCCCTTTTGTGTGCGCAAAATTTCGGCATCTTTCGGAAAATCTTTCAATGCGTCCATATAGGTATCCAGCTCATAATTCAAACAGCATTTGAGCCTGCCGCATTGTCCCGACAATTTTATTTGGTTGATGGATAAATTTTGATAGCGGGCGGCGTTGGTAGAAACGGTTTTGAAATCCGTAATCCACGAAGAGCAGCACAACTCGCGCCCGCAAGTGCCAATGCCGCCGATGCGCGAAGCCTCCTGCCGCGCTCCTATTTGGCGCATTTCTATTTTTACTTTAAAATCGCGGGCAAATAATTTGATGAGTTCGCGGAAATCCACCCGCGTATCGGCAGTATAGTAAAATGTGGCTTTGCGCCCGTCGCCCTGAAATTCCACATCTCCGATTTTCATTTCCAAACCCAAATCGCGGGCAATAACACGCGCCAACAACATCGTTTCGCTTTCGCGCTGCTGGGTTTCTTCCCAAATAGCAAGGTCGCGCTCGTTGGCAATGCGCAACAAACGCAGCACTTCGTCAGAATTTTCCTGAATGCCCCGCTTGCGCAGTTGCAAACGCACCAACTCGCCGCTTAAACTGATGATGCCCACATCGTAGCCGGTGGGTGTTTCTACTACTACGGTGTCGCCCGTAATGCAGTTCAGATGATATACATTGCGATAATAGGCTTTGCGCGAGCCTTTTTTAAAAGAAACCTCTACAATATTAAACGCATCGCGCTCGGCACTGTAAGTAATACCCGACAACCAATCATATACATTGCGCTTGTTGCACGAACCGGTGCTGCACGAAGTACCACACGAAGAGGCTGTACCCGTATCTGCTGCATTTACCGATATGTTTTCTTTATATTCAATATCAAATACTTTCATAAAACCTTTATATTCAATCAAAATGCCTCCGCTCTTAAAAAAGCCGCTTACATCCTGAATTTCAAAGAAAATTTATACTATCATACAAAAATCACGCCGCTTGGCGCGCTCAAAGTTACACCAATTTTATTTTTTTAAATTTATTCTTCTGTTTTAAACTCTTGTATATCTCATACAAGAACATCTTTTTATGTATAACTTTGCGATGAATTATATGAATT
The window above is part of the Sphingobacteriales bacterium genome. Proteins encoded here:
- a CDS encoding ABC transporter permease, which produces MRFQDIFKLAFESVRSNLLRSSLTLSIIAIGIMALIGILTAIDGIKSSISSNFASLGANSFEIIQKGTGIRIGGGKRQKPSAPISYEEALAFKERYHFPATVSLSTEASFAAKLAYNEEATNPNIMVTGIDENYLEVSKLDIAQGRAFSENEVRNGTTVIVIGEQIANKLFNNKPEKAIDREISVSSRRFRIIGVLASKGSSGIFNSDNAAYIPLQAARNYFPSPTRNYNIRVALKDAYHVDAAVSEATAIMRAVRRLPLSVPDDFEFETSDKLSGILIDQLKNIVLAAYVIGGITLVGAGIGLMNIMLVAVAERTREIGVSKAIGAKNRTILIQFLSEAILICQLGGVVGIILGIAMGNAVSALVKGPFLVPWAWIAAGVFFCLVVGVVAGIYPAIKASRLDPIESLRYE